In the Candidatus Deferrimicrobiaceae bacterium genome, one interval contains:
- the pstC gene encoding phosphate ABC transporter permease subunit PstC, translating into MKLRGNIKDYLFEKTTALFALGVLTLTLLLFGLLVRESLPAIRKIGASFATNTTWDPVLEEFGALPFLYGTVVSSFLAILIALPLGVGAAIFINEFAPEWLKTPISFLAELLAAIPSVIYGLWGIFVLVPILRDYFMKPASRVLGWIPLFQGPVYGPSMLAAGVLLSIMILPFILSVSREVLATVPRVQKEAVLSLGGTHWEMIRIVIGQHCIPGIFGATILGLGRALGETMAVTMVIGNRPDIVLSLFQPGYSMAAVIANEFTEATGDLYLSALVEIGLVLFLLTIVVNFAAKLILKRFTPAESKRTGR; encoded by the coding sequence ATGAAACTCCGCGGAAACATAAAGGACTATTTATTCGAGAAGACGACCGCTCTCTTCGCGCTGGGAGTCCTCACCCTGACCCTCCTCCTGTTCGGGCTCCTGGTTCGTGAGTCGCTTCCCGCGATCCGGAAGATCGGTGCCTCCTTCGCCACGAACACGACCTGGGATCCGGTTCTCGAGGAATTCGGGGCGCTCCCGTTTCTCTACGGCACCGTGGTCTCCTCGTTCCTCGCGATCCTCATCGCCCTGCCCCTCGGGGTGGGGGCCGCGATCTTCATCAACGAATTCGCGCCGGAATGGCTCAAGACCCCGATCTCCTTCCTGGCCGAGCTCCTGGCGGCCATCCCGAGCGTCATCTACGGCCTGTGGGGGATCTTCGTCCTCGTACCGATTCTGCGTGACTATTTCATGAAGCCGGCCTCGCGCGTCCTGGGGTGGATCCCCCTTTTCCAGGGGCCCGTCTACGGCCCGAGCATGCTCGCCGCTGGGGTCCTTCTCTCGATCATGATCCTCCCGTTTATCCTGTCGGTGAGCCGGGAGGTCCTGGCCACCGTCCCCCGGGTGCAGAAGGAGGCGGTCCTCTCTCTGGGCGGAACCCATTGGGAGATGATCCGGATCGTCATCGGGCAGCACTGCATCCCGGGGATCTTCGGGGCGACGATCCTCGGACTGGGAAGGGCCCTGGGGGAGACGATGGCGGTCACCATGGTGATCGGCAACCGGCCGGACATCGTCTTGTCCCTCTTCCAGCCGGGCTACTCGATGGCTGCGGTGATCGCCAACGAATTCACGGAGGCGACCGGCGACCTCTATCTTTCGGCCCTGGTCGAAATCGGCCTCGTGCTCTTCCTCCTGACGATCGTCGTCAACTTCGCGGCGAAGTTGATCCTGAAGCGCTTCACCCCGGCAGAGTCGAAGAGGACCGGAAGATGA
- the pstA gene encoding phosphate ABC transporter permease PstA translates to MKSVAYRRKATDRIMKALFLLSAFLVILPLFLIFSDLLWKGAKELKWSLLTDLPRPVGEPGGGIANGILGTLTVAGLAMAGGIPLAVLSGIYLAEYGKGAFASVVRFAVDLLAGVPSIIMGIFGYVLWVLPMKRFSALAGASALAMIFLPIVVRTTEEMLKTVPVPVREAALALGIERWKTTLFITVRTASAGIVTGILLAMARIVGETAPLLFTALGNQFWQTGLDQPIAAVPLQVFTYAISPYDDWHDKAWAGAVVLILLVLVLSIGARLLVRTRR, encoded by the coding sequence ATGAAATCGGTCGCCTACCGGCGCAAGGCCACCGACAGGATCATGAAAGCGCTGTTCCTCCTGAGCGCGTTCCTCGTGATCCTCCCCCTCTTCCTGATCTTCTCCGACCTGCTCTGGAAGGGGGCGAAGGAGCTGAAATGGTCCCTGTTGACCGATCTTCCCCGGCCCGTCGGGGAGCCCGGGGGGGGGATCGCGAACGGAATCCTGGGAACCCTCACGGTCGCGGGGCTGGCAATGGCCGGAGGAATCCCCCTCGCGGTTCTGTCGGGCATCTATCTCGCCGAATACGGCAAGGGGGCGTTCGCCTCCGTCGTCCGCTTCGCGGTCGACCTGCTGGCCGGCGTCCCCTCGATCATCATGGGGATCTTCGGCTACGTCCTCTGGGTCCTCCCGATGAAGCGGTTCTCGGCCTTGGCCGGCGCCAGCGCGCTCGCGATGATCTTCCTCCCGATCGTGGTCCGCACCACCGAGGAGATGCTGAAAACCGTCCCGGTGCCGGTGCGCGAGGCGGCCCTGGCGCTCGGGATCGAGCGCTGGAAGACGACGCTCTTCATCACGGTGCGCACGGCATCGGCCGGGATCGTTACGGGGATCCTGCTCGCGATGGCGCGGATCGTCGGGGAGACCGCCCCCCTGCTGTTCACGGCGCTGGGGAACCAGTTCTGGCAGACGGGACTCGACCAGCCGATCGCGGCGGTCCCCCTCCAGGTGTTCACCTATGCGATTTCCCCGTATGATGATTGGCACGACAAGGCGTGGGCCGGGGCGGTCGTCCTCATCCTGCTGGTCCTCGTCTTAAGCATCGGGGCGAGGCTTCTCGTCCGGACACGAAGATAG
- the phoU gene encoding phosphate signaling complex protein PhoU, whose product MKRHFSQELTNIREAVLRMGGLVEHMTHLSVQALADRKTELFAEVRAMETQVNQLHIDIDEACLEFLARRQPAATDLRFITAAMKINTDMERIGDQAINIVERAESLLAVPLLKPLIDIPRMAEIAEEMLKAALDAFVGGDADLAYQNILKDDAVDQLKDQVLRELLTYMISDPKTIPRAMDLILVSRHLERVADHATNICEDVIFMVKGKDVRHQGRLA is encoded by the coding sequence ATGAAGAGGCACTTTTCGCAAGAGTTGACCAACATCCGGGAGGCGGTGCTGCGGATGGGGGGGCTGGTCGAGCACATGACGCACCTGTCCGTCCAGGCGCTGGCCGACCGCAAGACCGAGCTTTTTGCGGAGGTCCGGGCGATGGAAACCCAGGTGAACCAACTCCACATCGACATCGACGAGGCCTGCCTCGAGTTCCTCGCGCGCCGGCAGCCCGCGGCGACGGACCTGCGGTTCATCACGGCCGCGATGAAGATCAACACGGACATGGAGCGGATCGGGGACCAGGCGATCAACATCGTCGAGCGCGCGGAGTCGCTCCTCGCGGTCCCGCTGCTCAAACCGCTCATCGACATCCCGCGGATGGCGGAGATCGCCGAGGAGATGCTGAAGGCCGCCCTCGACGCGTTCGTCGGCGGCGACGCCGACCTCGCCTACCAGAACATCCTCAAGGACGACGCCGTCGACCAACTCAAGGACCAGGTGTTACGGGAGCTTCTGACCTACATGATCTCCGACCCGAAGACCATCCCGAGGGCGATGGACCTGATCCTCGTCTCCCGGCACCTCGAGCGGGTGGCCGACCACGCGACGAACATCTGCGAAGACGTCATCTTCATGGTGAAGGGAAAGGACGTGCGGCACCAGGGGCGGCTGGCGTGA
- the pstB gene encoding phosphate ABC transporter ATP-binding protein PstB — protein MENAIEVKTLSAWFGDHQVLKDITMGIRRNSVTSVMGPSGCGKSTFIRCLNRMHELTPGFRTAGEVLFDGRNVLSEEVDPVLLRRKVGMVFQQPNPFPRMSVYDNVAVGLRLNGRRKSRGEIADVVEKSLRMAALWEEVKDHLDQMGSSLSGGQQQRLCIARALAVEPEVLLMDEPCSALDPVSTSKIEDLIEDLSEKYTIVVVTHNMQQAARISDSVAFFLLGELIEMDKSAKMFTNPSDKRTEEYITGRFG, from the coding sequence ATGGAGAACGCGATCGAAGTGAAAACCCTGTCCGCCTGGTTCGGCGATCACCAGGTGCTGAAGGACATCACCATGGGGATCCGGCGCAACTCGGTCACCTCCGTCATGGGTCCGTCGGGCTGCGGGAAAAGCACCTTCATCCGCTGTCTGAACCGGATGCACGAGCTCACCCCCGGCTTCCGCACGGCCGGAGAGGTCCTGTTCGACGGCAGGAACGTCCTCTCCGAGGAGGTCGATCCGGTTCTTCTCCGAAGGAAGGTCGGGATGGTCTTCCAGCAGCCGAACCCGTTCCCCCGCATGTCGGTGTACGACAACGTGGCCGTGGGGCTCCGGCTCAACGGAAGAAGAAAATCCCGCGGAGAAATCGCCGACGTGGTGGAGAAATCCCTGCGCATGGCGGCGCTGTGGGAGGAGGTCAAGGACCATCTGGACCAGATGGGGTCCTCGCTGTCCGGCGGGCAGCAGCAGCGGCTGTGCATCGCGCGCGCGCTGGCGGTCGAGCCGGAGGTGCTGCTGATGGACGAGCCGTGTTCCGCCCTTGACCCGGTCTCCACGTCGAAGATCGAGGACCTGATCGAGGACTTGAGCGAGAAGTACACGATCGTCGTCGTAACCCACAACATGCAGCAGGCGGCCCGGATCTCGGATTCCGTCGCCTTCTTCCTCCTGGGCGAGCTGATCGAGATGGACAAGAGCGCGAAAATGTTTACGAATCCCTCGGACAAGCGAACCGAGGAATACATCACCGGCCGGTTCGGATAA
- a CDS encoding response regulator transcription factor, with protein MGRSILIVEDEKEIRDLLAHYLRREGFSPTVAPDGETGWEKARTEKPELILLDILLPGMDGLELLRKIRTAPATSRIPVVMLTAKGDETDRIVGLELGADDYIPKPFSPREVVARIKAVIRRAVPAPEEAEKEEYVFGDLRMDVPRHEVLLRGKPVPLTPKEFRILQTLLSSAGRVLSRETILARVWGEGTHVTDRTVDVHIAKIRQKIPFLVDAIRTVKDVGYQIPER; from the coding sequence GTGGGACGATCCATCCTCATCGTGGAAGACGAGAAGGAGATCCGGGATCTGCTCGCCCACTACCTCCGCAGGGAAGGATTTTCGCCGACGGTGGCTCCCGACGGGGAGACCGGGTGGGAGAAGGCGAGAACGGAGAAGCCGGAACTGATCCTTCTCGACATTTTGCTCCCGGGGATGGACGGGCTGGAACTGCTCCGGAAGATCCGGACCGCCCCCGCGACCTCCCGGATCCCCGTCGTGATGCTGACCGCCAAGGGGGATGAGACGGACAGGATCGTCGGGTTGGAACTGGGCGCCGACGATTACATTCCGAAGCCGTTCAGCCCCCGGGAGGTCGTCGCCCGAATCAAGGCCGTCATCCGGCGCGCGGTTCCCGCTCCCGAGGAGGCGGAAAAAGAGGAGTACGTCTTCGGCGACTTGCGGATGGACGTCCCCCGCCACGAGGTCCTCCTCCGCGGCAAACCCGTCCCCCTCACACCGAAGGAGTTCCGCATCCTCCAGACCCTGCTCTCCTCCGCCGGGCGCGTTCTCTCCCGGGAGACGATCCTTGCGAGGGTCTGGGGAGAAGGAACCCACGTCACCGACCGCACGGTGGATGTCCACATCGCGAAGATCCGCCAGAAGATCCCGTTTCTGGTCGACGCCATCCGGACGGTGAAGGACGTGGGTTACCAAATCCCGGAAAGATGA
- the pstS gene encoding phosphate ABC transporter substrate-binding protein PstS yields MRKNLFALGLALFGMVIGFAGTTPGIAADSLTVTGAGATFPYPLYSKWFYEYSNAHPGVNFNYQSIGSGGGIRQVTAGTVDFGATDAPMTDEEMAKLPGPILHIPTAIGAVAVVYHLGAVGPGLRLTPDALAEIFLGKITKWNDPKIALPNPGAKLPGSDIVVAHRSDGSGTTDIFTNYLATVSAEWKEKVGRGKSVRWPVGLGGKGNEGVAGAVKQTPGAIGYVELAYATQNKMAMAALRNREGNFVLPSLEATSEAAAGAAKTMPADFRVSLVDAPGKDAYPICGLTWILLYKDQKDEAKGKALVTFLKWAMSDGQKMNAPLLYAPIPKPVVEKVDATLKQIQYKGKSLY; encoded by the coding sequence ATGAGGAAAAATCTTTTCGCACTCGGTTTGGCTCTGTTCGGGATGGTGATCGGCTTCGCGGGGACGACCCCGGGGATTGCTGCAGATTCGCTCACCGTGACCGGAGCGGGGGCGACCTTCCCCTACCCCCTGTATTCCAAGTGGTTCTACGAATATTCCAACGCGCACCCCGGCGTGAACTTCAACTACCAGTCGATCGGGTCGGGCGGAGGAATCCGTCAGGTCACCGCGGGGACGGTCGATTTCGGCGCCACCGACGCACCGATGACGGACGAGGAGATGGCCAAGCTTCCCGGGCCGATCCTGCACATCCCCACGGCGATCGGCGCGGTCGCGGTCGTCTACCATCTGGGGGCGGTGGGACCGGGCTTGCGGCTGACCCCGGATGCCCTCGCGGAGATCTTCCTCGGGAAGATCACGAAGTGGAACGATCCGAAGATCGCGTTGCCCAATCCGGGAGCGAAATTGCCCGGGTCGGACATCGTGGTGGCCCACCGGTCGGACGGCTCGGGAACGACCGACATCTTCACCAATTACCTCGCCACCGTCAGCGCCGAGTGGAAGGAGAAGGTCGGCCGGGGGAAATCGGTCCGGTGGCCCGTCGGCCTGGGGGGCAAGGGGAACGAAGGCGTGGCCGGCGCGGTCAAGCAGACCCCCGGCGCCATCGGCTACGTGGAGCTTGCCTACGCGACGCAGAACAAGATGGCGATGGCGGCCTTGCGGAACCGGGAAGGGAACTTCGTCCTTCCCTCCCTCGAGGCGACGTCGGAAGCCGCGGCCGGCGCGGCCAAGACGATGCCCGCCGACTTCCGTGTCTCCCTGGTGGACGCACCGGGCAAGGACGCCTATCCGATCTGCGGCCTGACCTGGATCCTCCTGTACAAGGACCAGAAGGACGAAGCGAAGGGAAAGGCCCTCGTCACGTTCCTGAAGTGGGCTATGAGCGACGGGCAGAAGATGAACGCTCCCCTTCTCTACGCACCGATCCCCAAGCCGGTCGTCGAGAAAGTGGATGCCACGTTGAAACAGATCCAGTACAAGGGCAAGAGTCTCTACTAA
- a CDS encoding ATP-binding protein encodes MPRRVSIAMKFFLTYFVITGTALAFAGVAGYLQFKRYAIEEVDQSLVNQARLASEMFRPLLEAPVVDRDTIAAEGDRIGKDIHTRLTIVLPGGEVVADSAMGAANVPSMENHANHREVRAALSGETGFSARRSITVGNDERYCAVPIHSGTRIVGVARTSIPATLFNRRLDRVRAITWGTGLAAFLLMLAGTAIRARHVTGPLEEIRKAAGEFSAGNRSRRLRLQTGDELEDVAAALNQTAAHLERTIAQLDAEKTRLATLLENLSEGVIVVADGRTVRMINHEAARFLGIPIPPREGQPYAETIRNPDILRFIDAWKSGREIPPAEITLHTAGGEVTVLLSGTSVRHSPERGTDFLFTLRDITEERRLVQVKSDFVSNASHELRTPLTNIRGYLEALQDAVREGAPSDPAFLDTLHSNVLRMEDLVNDLLQLSRAESAHLALSREEIPLPVFLDRVASLHRSVAEQRGKSFLVEPGEDITLRADLRSLTLAVSNLVDNAIRHGREHGRIRLRGSGREGAIRIEVEDDGPGIPREHLPRIFERFYRVDKGRSREIGGTGLGLSIAKHIVEAHGGSIRVESRMGEGTKFLIRIPAGIPARDS; translated from the coding sequence ATGCCGCGCCGGGTTTCCATCGCCATGAAATTCTTTCTCACGTACTTCGTGATCACCGGGACCGCCCTCGCGTTCGCCGGGGTCGCCGGGTACCTCCAGTTCAAGAGATACGCCATCGAGGAGGTGGACCAGAGTCTCGTGAATCAGGCCCGCCTCGCGTCGGAGATGTTCCGCCCGCTCCTGGAGGCTCCGGTTGTCGACCGGGATACGATCGCGGCCGAGGGAGACCGCATCGGGAAGGACATCCACACGCGCCTGACGATCGTGTTACCCGGCGGGGAGGTGGTCGCGGACTCCGCCATGGGGGCGGCCAATGTCCCCTCCATGGAGAACCACGCCAACCATAGGGAGGTGCGCGCCGCGCTGTCCGGGGAAACCGGATTCTCCGCCCGGCGAAGCATCACCGTCGGAAACGACGAGAGGTACTGCGCCGTCCCGATCCATTCCGGAACGCGGATCGTCGGGGTCGCCCGGACCTCCATCCCGGCCACCCTGTTCAACCGTCGGCTCGACCGGGTCCGGGCGATCACCTGGGGGACGGGGCTTGCGGCCTTTCTCCTGATGCTGGCCGGCACAGCCATCCGCGCCCGGCACGTCACCGGCCCCCTCGAAGAGATCCGGAAAGCCGCCGGGGAGTTTTCCGCCGGAAACCGTTCCCGACGCCTGCGCCTGCAAACAGGCGACGAGCTGGAAGACGTCGCCGCGGCTCTCAACCAGACCGCCGCCCACCTGGAACGGACCATTGCCCAACTGGACGCGGAGAAGACCCGGCTTGCGACCCTGCTGGAAAACCTGTCGGAGGGGGTGATCGTCGTCGCGGACGGGCGGACGGTGCGCATGATCAACCACGAGGCTGCCCGTTTCCTGGGGATCCCCATCCCCCCGCGGGAAGGACAGCCGTACGCCGAGACGATCCGGAACCCGGACATCCTCCGATTCATCGACGCCTGGAAAAGCGGTCGGGAGATCCCCCCGGCGGAGATCACGCTCCACACGGCCGGAGGGGAGGTCACCGTCCTCCTCTCCGGGACTTCCGTGAGGCATTCCCCGGAGAGGGGCACGGACTTCCTGTTCACCCTGCGGGACATCACGGAAGAACGGCGTCTCGTTCAGGTCAAGAGCGACTTCGTCTCGAACGCCTCCCACGAACTGCGGACCCCGCTCACCAATATCCGGGGCTACCTGGAGGCCCTGCAGGATGCGGTGAGGGAAGGGGCGCCTTCCGACCCCGCTTTCCTGGACACCCTCCACTCCAATGTTCTGCGTATGGAGGATCTCGTAAACGACCTCCTGCAGCTTTCCCGCGCGGAATCCGCTCACCTTGCCCTTTCGAGAGAGGAAATCCCCCTTCCCGTCTTCCTCGACCGGGTCGCATCCCTCCACCGGTCCGTCGCGGAGCAACGGGGGAAGTCGTTCCTTGTCGAACCCGGGGAGGACATCACGCTTCGCGCGGACCTTCGGAGCCTCACCCTTGCGGTGTCCAATCTCGTGGACAACGCGATCCGGCACGGCAGGGAGCACGGACGCATCCGGCTGCGCGGAAGCGGCCGGGAGGGCGCGATCCGGATCGAAGTGGAGGACGACGGGCCGGGAATCCCCCGGGAGCATCTCCCGCGCATCTTCGAACGGTTCTACCGTGTCGACAAGGGAAGATCCCGCGAAATCGGGGGTACCGGCCTGGGGCTTTCCATCGCGAAACATATCGTGGAAGCCCACGGCGGGTCGATCCGCGTGGAAAGCCGGATGGGGGAAGGGACGAAATTCCTGATCCGGATCCCCGCGGGGATCCCCGCGCGGGATTCTTAA